The Gloeomargarita sp. SKYB120 genome has a segment encoding these proteins:
- the gmd gene encoding GDP-mannose 4,6-dehydratase, with product MKTALITGITGQDGSYLADFLLQKGYVVHGIVRRASLFNTSRIDHLYRDPHDPEARLFLHYGDLTDGTGLRRVIEQVQPDEVYNLGAQSHVKVSFAQPEYTADAVATGTLRLLEAVRDYEQTTGRRVKFYQAGSSEMFGASPPPQHEKTPFYPRSPYAVAKVAAYWFCVNYREAYGMFICNGILFNHESPRRGETFVTRKITRALGRIKVGLQKELYLGNLAAKRDWGFAGDYVEAMWLMLQQDEPDDYVIATGEAHSVQEFLEAAFGLVGLDWRAYVKIDPRYFRPTEVDYLLGDATKAREKLGWRPRCTFRELVRMMVEHDLELARQELTLKAAGHRVYLPGLSD from the coding sequence ATGAAAACGGCGCTGATTACTGGGATTACGGGCCAGGACGGTTCCTACCTAGCGGATTTTTTGCTGCAAAAGGGCTACGTGGTGCATGGGATTGTGCGGCGGGCGTCCCTGTTCAATACCAGCCGCATTGACCATCTCTACCGGGACCCCCATGACCCCGAGGCGCGTTTGTTTTTGCACTACGGGGATTTAACCGACGGCACGGGGCTGCGGCGGGTGATTGAGCAGGTGCAGCCGGACGAGGTGTACAACCTGGGGGCCCAGTCCCACGTCAAGGTCTCCTTTGCCCAGCCGGAGTACACTGCTGATGCCGTCGCTACTGGCACTTTGCGCCTGCTGGAGGCGGTGCGGGATTACGAGCAGACTACCGGGCGGCGGGTGAAGTTTTACCAGGCCGGGTCGTCGGAGATGTTTGGGGCGTCGCCACCACCTCAGCACGAAAAAACTCCGTTTTATCCCCGCAGTCCCTACGCGGTGGCTAAGGTGGCGGCCTACTGGTTCTGCGTGAACTACCGGGAGGCCTACGGGATGTTCATCTGCAACGGCATCCTGTTCAACCATGAGAGTCCCCGCCGGGGGGAAACCTTTGTCACGCGCAAGATCACGCGGGCGCTGGGCCGGATCAAGGTGGGCTTGCAAAAGGAACTCTACCTGGGCAACCTGGCGGCCAAGCGGGACTGGGGGTTTGCTGGGGATTATGTCGAAGCCATGTGGTTGATGTTGCAGCAGGATGAACCCGATGATTATGTGATTGCGACAGGAGAGGCTCACTCGGTGCAGGAGTTTTTGGAGGCGGCCTTTGGCCTGGTGGGATTGGACTGGCGGGCGTATGTCAAAATTGACCCGCGCTACTTTCGCCCCACCGAGGTGGACTACCTACTCGGGGATGCCACTAAGGCGCGGGAGAAGCTAGGCTGGCGACCCCGCTGCACCTTCCGGGAACTGGTGCGAATGATGGTGGAGCACGATTTAGAATTGGCCCGTCAGGAGCTGACGCTCAAAGCGGCGGGGCATCGTGTGTATTTGCCGGGCTTGAGCGATTGA
- a CDS encoding PAS domain S-box protein: MGPQRLEAALRMVVQIQNWLLFADDPRVLYDRIVQVLGETVGVSRVYIFEHHRGEKGQLLTSQRAEWCAPGVAPQRDNPLLQNFDYQAHGFDHWLEALQRGEILCGRVADFPPPERDCLARQDIVSILVVPLRVGDALYGFIGFDDCQQERPWDETEINLLASVGTALAQALRQWQLLQSARETEARYRALFAAASDGIVVSDAQTGRILEVNPQAERLLGYPRDDLVGRDQWACHPPAERAMAQREFFQWVQAGGTQPVPVRLQRRDGAIVLVEIAARLLTWQGRPLLQSILREKTDIQMVLEAVPLGMAVFQRRQLQAVNGALCQILGYSRVELLQLSASALVQLVHLHDRSRLRQAYRRWLRGGADQTPDELRVRHRDGAWLNLACYGQMLNVGGRRLLYLTVQDVTEKHRMAEALHQSLAQFQLTFERSPAGMSITDREGRFLRVNAALCQLLQRDVSTLLSQDCRNFIHPDDATRYAVANGRLLRDEVPQITLELRLQPQPQQTLHVLLSKVVIARDADGQPLLFLSQLVDVTERVLAQQSLRQSEMRLKLAAQAAGLLVWEWDLVSDVMEISRYTRDPGLYPPNEPQTVRLLGLTSLQSVHPEDLPQALLIRQQYQNGEMDQCEQRHRVLTPDGDYRWLQSISQLIRDADGRPLRVVGVSQDITDQMNLLQAMQTREERLRAVVADQTELIYRAKANGELVFVNPAFCRYAGRGEAELLHQPFTHPLHPDDQRQFLTRLQRLSPERPTFTLECRTTDPPERWYEWTIRSFFDDQGRLQEIQGIGRDVTEKKRIEAQLLHKALHDSLTGLPNRRLFLERLQQALVRYRQEGHPSFALVFLDLDRFKGVNDSFGHLQGDQLLITMTQRLQAAVRPEDTVARFGGDEFALLLVSLAAEQLDQRLQELQQVIAQPLTLAGQAVTVQASMGVVYSAPHYQTPEEMLRDADTAMYQAKSQGRARWVVFTPVGRHAPGAVDLEIKAALTAGQFQVYYQPVMTADGMVLGVEAFLRWHHPTRGVLLPETFLPDAEAMGLLGDLDWWVLTTTIAQMQQWPATWVLYVNLSPASINQRDFLNRLEELLGDSDFDPPRLQLELHEQSLRDDWDWLPAMQALGVGLSLDGFGQGHLGRIPALPVVKTLKIDRAFVQQLTVRSQAEQLVQAMVILARSLGMRTVAVGVETEQQARTLSALGCHALQGNFLSPPLTAEELTARFVP, from the coding sequence ATGGGACCCCAGCGGTTGGAGGCGGCCTTGCGGATGGTCGTGCAAATCCAGAATTGGCTGCTGTTTGCCGACGACCCTCGCGTGCTGTACGACCGGATCGTGCAGGTGCTGGGCGAAACGGTAGGGGTGTCGCGGGTGTACATCTTTGAGCATCACCGGGGCGAGAAAGGGCAACTGCTGACCTCCCAGCGAGCGGAGTGGTGCGCTCCAGGGGTAGCCCCCCAGCGGGACAATCCGCTGTTGCAGAACTTCGACTACCAGGCCCACGGGTTTGACCACTGGCTGGAGGCACTCCAACGGGGTGAAATCCTATGTGGTCGGGTGGCCGATTTTCCCCCACCAGAGCGGGACTGTCTTGCCCGCCAGGACATCGTGAGCATCCTGGTGGTGCCCCTACGGGTGGGCGACGCGCTGTACGGGTTTATCGGGTTTGACGATTGCCAGCAGGAGCGCCCTTGGGACGAGACGGAAATCAACCTGTTGGCATCGGTGGGAACGGCCCTGGCCCAAGCCCTGCGGCAATGGCAACTGCTCCAGTCTGCGCGAGAAACGGAAGCCAGGTACCGAGCGCTGTTTGCCGCCGCCAGCGACGGGATTGTGGTGAGCGACGCCCAAACCGGGCGGATCCTGGAGGTCAATCCCCAGGCGGAGCGGTTGCTGGGCTATCCGCGTGACGACCTGGTGGGACGCGACCAGTGGGCCTGTCACCCGCCAGCGGAACGGGCAATGGCCCAGCGGGAGTTTTTCCAGTGGGTGCAAGCCGGCGGAACCCAACCGGTGCCTGTGCGACTCCAGCGCCGGGATGGGGCCATCGTACTTGTGGAAATCGCGGCGCGGCTTTTGACCTGGCAAGGGCGGCCTTTGCTCCAGAGCATCCTACGGGAAAAGACCGATATCCAGATGGTTTTGGAGGCGGTGCCCTTGGGGATGGCCGTGTTCCAACGGCGGCAATTACAAGCCGTCAATGGAGCGCTGTGCCAAATCCTGGGCTACAGCCGGGTGGAATTGCTGCAGTTGTCCGCCTCGGCGCTGGTGCAGTTGGTGCATCTCCACGACCGTTCTCGGTTGCGTCAAGCCTACCGGCGCTGGTTGCGGGGCGGGGCGGACCAGACGCCCGACGAACTGCGGGTGCGCCATCGAGATGGGGCCTGGCTTAACTTAGCCTGCTATGGGCAAATGTTGAATGTAGGCGGGCGGCGACTCCTGTACCTGACCGTGCAGGATGTCACCGAGAAACACCGCATGGCCGAGGCGCTGCACCAGAGTCTGGCCCAATTTCAATTGACGTTCGAGCGCTCGCCAGCCGGGATGTCCATCACCGACCGGGAAGGACGTTTTTTACGGGTGAACGCTGCGCTGTGTCAACTGTTGCAACGGGATGTCAGCACACTCCTGTCCCAGGACTGTCGGAATTTTATCCATCCTGATGACGCAACTCGCTACGCGGTGGCTAATGGCCGTCTCCTGCGGGATGAAGTTCCCCAGATCACCCTGGAATTGCGCCTACAACCCCAGCCCCAACAAACCCTGCACGTGTTGCTCAGCAAGGTGGTGATTGCCCGCGACGCCGACGGTCAACCGCTGTTGTTTCTCTCGCAACTGGTGGATGTAACCGAGCGGGTCCTGGCTCAGCAGTCGTTGCGCCAGAGCGAGATGCGGTTGAAGCTGGCGGCGCAAGCGGCTGGCCTGCTGGTGTGGGAGTGGGACCTGGTCAGCGATGTCATGGAAATTAGCCGTTACACCCGCGACCCTGGCCTGTACCCGCCAAACGAACCCCAGACTGTGCGTCTCCTCGGTTTGACCTCGCTGCAAAGCGTCCATCCTGAAGACCTGCCTCAGGCCCTGCTGATTCGCCAGCAGTATCAGAACGGGGAAATGGACCAGTGCGAACAGCGCCACCGGGTGTTAACGCCGGACGGGGACTACCGCTGGCTGCAATCCATCAGCCAGTTGATTCGGGACGCCGACGGGCGACCGCTGCGCGTGGTGGGGGTCTCCCAAGACATCACCGACCAGATGAACCTTCTCCAGGCAATGCAAACCCGAGAAGAGCGCCTGCGGGCGGTGGTGGCCGACCAGACTGAGTTAATCTACCGGGCCAAGGCCAACGGCGAACTGGTGTTTGTGAACCCCGCCTTTTGCCGCTACGCTGGACGTGGCGAAGCCGAGTTGTTGCACCAACCCTTTACGCATCCGCTGCATCCCGATGACCAACGCCAGTTTTTAACGCGCCTACAGCGTTTGTCGCCGGAGCGGCCCACTTTTACGCTGGAATGTCGCACGACCGACCCACCCGAGCGTTGGTACGAGTGGACCATCCGCAGTTTTTTTGATGATCAGGGGCGATTGCAGGAAATCCAGGGCATTGGCCGCGACGTGACTGAGAAAAAGCGGATAGAGGCCCAATTGCTACACAAAGCCCTTCATGACTCCCTCACCGGCCTGCCCAATCGTCGTCTGTTTCTGGAACGTCTCCAGCAGGCCCTGGTGCGTTACCGCCAGGAGGGTCACCCCAGCTTTGCCCTGGTGTTTCTGGACCTCGACCGGTTCAAAGGCGTGAATGACAGTTTTGGGCATCTCCAAGGCGACCAACTCCTGATAACCATGACCCAGCGGTTACAGGCAGCCGTGCGGCCTGAGGACACCGTTGCCCGCTTTGGGGGCGATGAATTCGCCCTGTTGCTGGTTTCCCTGGCCGCCGAACAGCTAGACCAGCGTTTGCAGGAATTACAGCAGGTGATTGCCCAACCGCTGACCTTGGCCGGCCAAGCGGTTACGGTGCAGGCCAGTATGGGGGTGGTGTACAGCGCGCCCCACTACCAAACGCCGGAAGAAATGTTACGGGATGCGGATACGGCGATGTATCAGGCGAAGAGTCAAGGACGAGCGCGGTGGGTTGTTTTTACTCCAGTTGGCCGGCATGCCCCTGGCGCTGTCGATCTTGAGATTAAGGCGGCATTGACGGCTGGGCAATTCCAGGTGTATTACCAACCGGTGATGACCGCCGATGGGATGGTCTTGGGGGTGGAGGCATTCTTGCGCTGGCACCATCCGACGCGGGGAGTTTTGTTGCCGGAGACCTTTTTGCCGGATGCAGAAGCAATGGGGCTGCTGGGGGATTTGGACTGGTGGGTGTTGACCACCACGATTGCCCAGATGCAACAGTGGCCGGCGACGTGGGTTCTGTATGTCAACCTTTCGCCTGCTTCGATTAACCAGAGGGATTTTTTGAACCGCTTGGAAGAATTACTGGGCGACAGCGACTTTGACCCCCCACGGTTGCAGCTAGAACTTCATGAACAGTCACTGCGAGATGACTGGGACTGGCTACCGGCAATGCAGGCGTTAGGAGTGGGATTGAGCCTTGATGGTTTTGGCCAGGGGCACCTAGGCAGGATACCAGCTTTACCCGTCGTTAAAACCCTCAAAATTGACCGGGCGTTTGTCCAGCAGTTAACTGTACGGTCTCAGGCGGAGCAACTGGTACAGGCGATGGTC
- the moeB gene encoding molybdopterin-synthase adenylyltransferase MoeB, translating into MTVLETVELTQAEYERYSRHLLLPGVGVAGQKKLKAAKVLCVGTGGLGSPVLLYLAAAGIGHLGIVDFDVVDISNLQRQIIHSVDRLGQSKAQSAKDRIAQLNPHCQVELYETQLTAANALDILRPYDVIVDGTDNFPTRYLINDACTLLGKPFVYGSILWFEGQVSVFNYQGGPTYRDLFPEPPPPGEVPSCAEGGVLGVLPGVIGALQATEVLKIILGIGETLSGRLLIYDALKMKFRELKLRPHPNRPVIKELIDYEQFCGVTQARQQAQQMQADIPEITVQELQQLLTTQPDRTLLVDVRNPGEYEVARIDGAVLIPLSELEQGPGLDKLRQLWSDKQLVVHCKSGARSLKALHLIKEKTGRVGYNVKGGILAWSREIDPSVPQY; encoded by the coding sequence ATGACGGTCCTGGAGACGGTGGAACTGACCCAGGCTGAGTACGAGCGCTATTCCCGTCACCTGCTCCTGCCGGGAGTGGGGGTCGCTGGCCAGAAGAAGCTCAAGGCGGCCAAGGTGCTGTGCGTGGGCACTGGCGGTCTGGGGTCGCCAGTTTTGTTGTACTTGGCGGCGGCGGGCATTGGTCACCTGGGCATCGTGGACTTTGATGTGGTGGACATTTCCAACTTGCAGCGCCAGATCATCCACAGCGTGGACCGGCTCGGGCAATCCAAAGCCCAATCGGCCAAGGACCGCATCGCCCAACTGAATCCCCACTGCCAGGTGGAACTGTACGAGACCCAACTGACGGCGGCCAACGCCCTGGACATTCTCCGACCCTACGACGTGATAGTAGACGGCACGGACAATTTCCCCACCCGCTATCTCATCAACGACGCCTGCACGCTGCTGGGCAAGCCCTTTGTGTACGGTTCGATTCTCTGGTTCGAGGGCCAGGTGTCGGTGTTCAACTACCAGGGCGGGCCGACCTACCGAGATTTGTTCCCAGAACCGCCACCGCCAGGGGAGGTGCCCTCGTGCGCCGAAGGAGGTGTGCTTGGCGTCTTGCCGGGCGTGATCGGCGCGTTGCAGGCCACGGAGGTCTTAAAAATTATCCTGGGGATTGGGGAGACGTTGAGCGGTCGGTTGCTGATTTACGACGCTTTAAAAATGAAGTTTCGGGAGTTGAAGTTGCGGCCTCATCCGAACCGGCCTGTCATTAAGGAATTGATAGATTATGAACAGTTCTGCGGTGTGACCCAGGCTCGACAACAGGCACAACAAATGCAGGCGGACATTCCTGAAATCACGGTGCAGGAGTTGCAGCAATTACTGACGACCCAGCCGGACCGGACTTTGTTGGTGGACGTACGCAATCCGGGAGAGTACGAGGTGGCCCGCATTGACGGCGCAGTGTTGATCCCCCTGTCGGAGTTGGAGCAGGGGCCGGGTCTGGACAAGTTAAGGCAACTGTGGAGCGACAAGCAGTTGGTGGTGCATTGCAAGTCGGGGGCGCGCTCTCTGAAGGCGCTGCACTTGATCAAGGAAAAAACGGGTCGGGTGGGCTACAACGTCAAGGGCGGGATTCTGGCCTGGAGCCGCGAAATTGACCCGTCGGTGCCGCAGTATTAA
- a CDS encoding DUF3285 domain-containing protein: MDRRPPSYVRLAMRNMVRKGRKSLWHFTLTSLGLLGVLVGLAYWTR; this comes from the coding sequence ATGGACCGACGTCCCCCGAGTTATGTGCGCCTGGCGATGCGCAACATGGTGCGCAAGGGGCGCAAATCCCTATGGCATTTCACCTTGACCAGCCTAGGACTGCTGGGGGTGCTGGTGGGCTTGGCCTATTGGACCCGTTGA